One window of the Vigna radiata var. radiata cultivar VC1973A chromosome 1, Vradiata_ver6, whole genome shotgun sequence genome contains the following:
- the LOC106771601 gene encoding uncharacterized protein LOC106771601 isoform X3, with protein MKSMGPFPAGVILHSYLGSAEMVPEFSKLGAYFSFSGFLMSLKANKAKKMLKMVPFDRILLETDAPDALPMSNIDSLHFVEGDTSLTEEFLHASTSVSSLGNSSHVSANASKLPKDMLNHPANIHNVLDYVASMLEITKEELAELSYQNAVRLLSYEGSKVLLK; from the exons ATGAA GTCTATGGGGCCTTTTCCTGCTGGGGTTATTCTTCATTCTTACCTAGGTTCTGCAGAGATGGTTCCTGAATTTTCCAAACTTGGTGCTTATTTTTCCTTCTCTGGGTTCCTTATGTCGCTAAAAGcaaataaagcaaagaaaatgctGAAGATG GTCCCTTTTGATAGGATTTTGTTGGAGACAGATGCACCTGATGCACTACCAATGTCAAACATAGATTCTCTTCATTTTGTTGAAGGAGATACTTCTCTCACTGAAGAGTTTCTTCATGCTTCAACTTCTGTTTCTTCCCTCGGTAACTCATCTCATGTCTCTGCAAATGCGTCGAAGTTGCCAAAGGATATGCTCAATCATCCGGCAAATATTCATAAT GTACTTGATTACGTTGCATCTATGCTAGAAATTACGAAAGAAGAACTTGCTGAATTAAGCTACCAGAATGCAGTCCGGTTATTATCCTACGAGGGTTCCAAAGTACTTCTAAAGTAG
- the LOC106771601 gene encoding uncharacterized protein LOC106771601 isoform X1 yields MMRLFDAHCHLQDPRIFSKAQQIIKTTQDTGVVYFVVNGVCEQDWHSVKHMAETFPCVIPCFGLHPWYVNERSPSWFKTLREYFDSTPSAAIGEIGVDKGSHGRKIDFSEQVEVLRQQLELAKELNKPASIHCVRAFGDLFELMKSMGPFPAGVILHSYLGSAEMVPEFSKLGAYFSFSGFLMSLKANKAKKMLKMVPFDRILLETDAPDALPMSNIDSLHFVEGDTSLTEEFLHASTSVSSLGNSSHVSANASKLPKDMLNHPANIHNVLDYVASMLEITKEELAELSYQNAVRLLSYEGSKVLLK; encoded by the exons ATGATGAGACTGTTCGATGCCCACTGTCACCTGCAGGACCCCAGAATTTTCAGCAAGGCACAGCAGATCATAAAAACCACACAAGACACAGGCGTTGTGTACTTTGTCGTTAATGGGGTCTGTGAACAGGATTGGCACTCTGTGAAGCACATGGCCGAAACATTCCCTTGCGTCATACCTTGCTTTGGACTCCATCCATG GTATGTGAACGAACGAAGTCCCAGTTGGTTCAAAACGTTGAGAGAGTATTTTGATTCTACACCATCTGCTGCAATTGGAGAG ATTGGCGTGGACAAAGGATCACATGGAAGGAAAATTGACTTTTCTGAGCAG GTTGAAGTATTGAGGCAACAGCTTGAACTTGCAAAAGAGTTGAACAAGCCAGCATCTATTCATTGTGTTCGTGCTTTCGGTGATCTTTTTGAGCTAATGAA GTCTATGGGGCCTTTTCCTGCTGGGGTTATTCTTCATTCTTACCTAGGTTCTGCAGAGATGGTTCCTGAATTTTCCAAACTTGGTGCTTATTTTTCCTTCTCTGGGTTCCTTATGTCGCTAAAAGcaaataaagcaaagaaaatgctGAAGATG GTCCCTTTTGATAGGATTTTGTTGGAGACAGATGCACCTGATGCACTACCAATGTCAAACATAGATTCTCTTCATTTTGTTGAAGGAGATACTTCTCTCACTGAAGAGTTTCTTCATGCTTCAACTTCTGTTTCTTCCCTCGGTAACTCATCTCATGTCTCTGCAAATGCGTCGAAGTTGCCAAAGGATATGCTCAATCATCCGGCAAATATTCATAAT GTACTTGATTACGTTGCATCTATGCTAGAAATTACGAAAGAAGAACTTGCTGAATTAAGCTACCAGAATGCAGTCCGGTTATTATCCTACGAGGGTTCCAAAGTACTTCTAAAGTAG
- the LOC106771601 gene encoding uncharacterized protein LOC106771601 isoform X2 produces the protein MMRLFDAHCHLQDPRIFSKAQQIIKTTQDTGVVYFVVNGVCEQDWHSVKHMAETFPCVIPCFGLHPWYVNERSPSWFKTLREYFDSTPSAAIGEIGVDKGSHGRKIDFSEQVEVLRQQLELAKELNKPASIHCVRAFGDLFELMKSMGPFPAGVILHSYLGSAEMVPEFSKLGAYFSFSGFLMSLKANKAKKMLKMVPFDRILLETDAPDALPMSNIDSLHFVEGDTSLTEEFLHASTSVSSLGNSSHVSANASKLPKDMLNHPANIHNKLRKKNLLN, from the exons ATGATGAGACTGTTCGATGCCCACTGTCACCTGCAGGACCCCAGAATTTTCAGCAAGGCACAGCAGATCATAAAAACCACACAAGACACAGGCGTTGTGTACTTTGTCGTTAATGGGGTCTGTGAACAGGATTGGCACTCTGTGAAGCACATGGCCGAAACATTCCCTTGCGTCATACCTTGCTTTGGACTCCATCCATG GTATGTGAACGAACGAAGTCCCAGTTGGTTCAAAACGTTGAGAGAGTATTTTGATTCTACACCATCTGCTGCAATTGGAGAG ATTGGCGTGGACAAAGGATCACATGGAAGGAAAATTGACTTTTCTGAGCAG GTTGAAGTATTGAGGCAACAGCTTGAACTTGCAAAAGAGTTGAACAAGCCAGCATCTATTCATTGTGTTCGTGCTTTCGGTGATCTTTTTGAGCTAATGAA GTCTATGGGGCCTTTTCCTGCTGGGGTTATTCTTCATTCTTACCTAGGTTCTGCAGAGATGGTTCCTGAATTTTCCAAACTTGGTGCTTATTTTTCCTTCTCTGGGTTCCTTATGTCGCTAAAAGcaaataaagcaaagaaaatgctGAAGATG GTCCCTTTTGATAGGATTTTGTTGGAGACAGATGCACCTGATGCACTACCAATGTCAAACATAGATTCTCTTCATTTTGTTGAAGGAGATACTTCTCTCACTGAAGAGTTTCTTCATGCTTCAACTTCTGTTTCTTCCCTCGGTAACTCATCTCATGTCTCTGCAAATGCGTCGAAGTTGCCAAAGGATATGCTCAATCATCCGGCAAATATTCATAAT AAATTACGAAAGAAGAACTTGCTGAATTAA